The Mucilaginibacter yixingensis genome window below encodes:
- a CDS encoding SIS domain-containing protein, translated as MKDIAQRVFNTEIQSLQHVAGLIDDDFTRAVDAILTAGSVIVAGVGKSGIIGKKIAATLSSTGTPAFFLHPGEAFHGDLGMVGKGQPILLISYSGETDEVLQIIPFLKWNQNIIVALTGNPSSTLAKNSQYHLNVSVLHEACPLKLAPTSSTTATLVMGDAVAVALMEARNFQSEDFARFHPGGTLGRKLLVKVKDKMRTDNLPFINEDASFTELLLRMSEGRIGMVIVGHEDHVQGVITDGDLRRALLKQQDPTKLLLADMMSRNPIIVDVDELVGAAEQLMLERRIVTLLVGNSVSRSVTGIYQIYNV; from the coding sequence ATGAAAGATATTGCCCAAAGGGTTTTTAATACCGAAATCCAATCGTTACAACATGTAGCTGGTCTGATTGATGATGATTTTACCCGAGCTGTAGATGCTATCTTAACTGCGGGTTCTGTTATTGTGGCCGGAGTGGGTAAATCAGGCATTATTGGTAAAAAGATTGCCGCTACCTTGAGTAGCACCGGCACTCCTGCATTTTTTTTGCATCCCGGCGAGGCTTTCCACGGCGATTTGGGGATGGTAGGCAAAGGGCAGCCCATTTTACTTATTTCCTATTCGGGCGAAACTGACGAAGTGTTGCAGATTATCCCTTTCCTAAAATGGAACCAGAATATCATCGTCGCATTAACGGGTAATCCGTCATCAACTTTGGCAAAAAATAGTCAATATCATCTTAACGTATCTGTTTTACATGAAGCCTGCCCGCTAAAACTTGCACCTACATCGTCAACAACAGCCACATTGGTAATGGGCGATGCTGTTGCGGTGGCGCTGATGGAAGCCCGGAATTTTCAGTCTGAGGATTTTGCCCGTTTTCACCCGGGCGGCACGTTGGGTCGGAAATTGCTGGTTAAGGTAAAAGATAAAATGCGTACAGACAATCTGCCGTTTATTAACGAAGACGCCTCATTTACAGAGCTGTTATTGCGGATGTCTGAAGGGCGTATAGGTATGGTAATAGTGGGTCATGAAGATCATGTGCAGGGTGTAATTACCGATGGCGATTTACGCCGGGCGCTTTTAAAGCAACAAGATCCTACCAAATTATTATTGGCAGATATGATGAGTAGAAATCCAATAATAGTTGACGTTGATGAGTTAGTAGGCGCGGCCGAGCAGTTAATGCTTGAACGTAGAATTGTAACATTGTTGGTAGGTAATAGCGTTTCTCGATCTGTAACGGGAATTTATCAGATATATAACGTTTGA
- a CDS encoding SLBB domain-containing protein: MIRLKYILAFLITFSFLVASKLSVAQSTSQNISNVNVDEVSDDKLMQLLQQAQAQGLSDDQVVARAQAQGLSASQADKLRQRISVLRGSGNTTSVNGRDSLISYSRQLNYKPEVDSGKREKKDLFNSITPRVFGADLFNNTHITFQPNLRLATPLNYILGPDDQLNISVYGNSLANWKLAISPEGNINIPGVGILNVAGKTVEQATAAINSKLAANNYAIGRGTNVKVTLGDIRSIKVIINGEVTQPGTYTLPSLATAFVALTAAGGPNANGSFRQIEIIRNNRIIRRLDVYDFLLKGDQKDNISLQDQDIIRVPTYKVRVALLGEVKNPALFEVLPGETINDVIRFSGGFTDQAYTGRIKVTQIIDQQLHIGDIFESDYKNYLPLRGDKYVVERILDRYENRVVIKGAVFRPGEYELHKGLTLSQLIKNAAGLKEDAFTGRGIITRLKPDNTYEQLSFDVLGVVNNTTPDITLQREDMVEISSIFDLRDKYTVSIKGEVRSPGQFAFAENMSVQDLIFKAGGFTEGASAKRIEVARRINNSDPLSKNSAVATVFNVNVDRELKSNDAKFILKPYDIVSIYTLPGYEAQKTVKVEGEVLYPGSYTIQKKNEKISDIIQRAGGLTASADVDGGTLKRDNIAILGIDKNKVDTTGIEKERMERLGRLQRGYKDSVKNTAVNAATAQMRNDYVGIDLKKILKSPGSNNDLLLEDGDIIRVPKQQQIVRVNGEVLYPSAVVFEKSKSFSSYVSNAGGYSPKALRRGAYVVYPNGTVKATHKFLFFNSHPGVRPGSEIFVPVKPERKGLGTTEIVGLTTGLASLGAIILGILSLHK; this comes from the coding sequence ATGATTCGATTAAAGTACATTCTCGCCTTTTTAATAACATTTTCTTTTTTAGTTGCTTCTAAATTATCAGTTGCGCAATCTACTTCTCAAAATATATCAAATGTAAATGTTGATGAGGTATCTGATGATAAGCTTATGCAATTGTTGCAACAGGCGCAGGCTCAAGGTCTTTCTGATGATCAAGTTGTAGCCCGTGCGCAAGCACAAGGTCTGTCTGCATCTCAGGCAGATAAGCTACGTCAGCGTATTAGTGTGTTACGTGGTTCTGGAAATACTACTTCTGTAAATGGAAGAGATAGTCTAATATCATATTCAAGACAATTAAATTATAAGCCAGAAGTCGACTCGGGAAAGAGAGAAAAAAAAGATCTTTTTAATAGTATAACGCCTCGCGTATTCGGTGCCGATCTGTTTAATAACACACACATTACATTTCAGCCCAATTTACGTTTAGCTACCCCTCTTAACTATATTTTAGGGCCTGATGATCAGCTTAATATTAGCGTTTATGGCAACTCATTAGCCAATTGGAAGCTGGCCATATCGCCAGAAGGAAACATAAACATTCCGGGTGTTGGCATTCTGAATGTGGCAGGAAAGACCGTTGAACAGGCTACTGCTGCCATTAACAGTAAGCTTGCAGCAAATAACTATGCTATTGGTCGCGGCACCAATGTAAAGGTAACCCTTGGTGACATTCGTAGTATAAAGGTCATCATCAATGGTGAGGTAACTCAACCAGGTACTTATACTTTACCATCGTTAGCCACAGCTTTTGTAGCCTTAACAGCGGCCGGAGGGCCAAACGCAAACGGATCTTTTAGGCAAATTGAAATCATTCGTAACAACAGAATTATACGTCGTTTAGATGTATATGACTTTTTATTAAAAGGCGATCAGAAAGACAATATCAGTTTACAAGATCAGGATATCATTCGAGTGCCTACCTATAAAGTGCGTGTGGCATTGCTGGGAGAGGTGAAAAATCCGGCTTTGTTTGAGGTATTGCCAGGCGAGACTATAAACGATGTGATCCGTTTTAGTGGTGGTTTTACAGATCAGGCTTATACCGGTCGTATTAAGGTAACGCAAATTATTGACCAGCAGCTGCATATTGGCGATATTTTTGAAAGTGATTATAAAAATTACCTTCCACTGCGTGGTGATAAATATGTAGTAGAGCGCATCTTAGACCGCTATGAAAATCGTGTTGTAATTAAAGGCGCTGTTTTTAGACCAGGTGAATATGAACTTCATAAAGGGTTAACTCTGTCTCAGCTAATCAAGAATGCTGCGGGATTAAAGGAGGATGCTTTTACCGGCAGAGGTATCATTACAAGATTAAAGCCTGATAATACCTACGAGCAACTTTCATTTGATGTGCTGGGTGTAGTTAATAATACAACGCCAGACATCACTTTACAACGTGAAGATATGGTAGAAATATCTTCAATCTTTGATTTGCGCGATAAATATACAGTAAGCATAAAGGGCGAGGTACGTAGCCCCGGGCAATTTGCCTTTGCCGAAAACATGAGTGTTCAGGATCTGATTTTTAAAGCGGGCGGTTTTACCGAGGGTGCAAGTGCGAAAAGGATTGAAGTAGCCAGAAGAATAAACAACAGTGACCCACTATCAAAGAATAGCGCAGTGGCTACTGTTTTTAATGTCAATGTTGATCGTGAGCTGAAATCAAATGACGCGAAGTTCATTCTAAAGCCTTATGACATTGTGTCTATATATACACTGCCGGGTTATGAGGCTCAGAAGACGGTTAAAGTAGAAGGCGAGGTACTTTACCCAGGAAGCTATACCATCCAAAAGAAGAATGAAAAAATATCTGATATTATTCAAAGAGCAGGGGGCCTAACTGCATCAGCAGATGTAGATGGTGGAACGTTAAAACGTGATAATATAGCTATACTGGGTATAGATAAGAATAAAGTTGATACTACTGGCATTGAAAAAGAACGCATGGAACGCTTAGGCAGATTGCAGCGCGGATATAAAGACAGTGTTAAAAACACTGCTGTAAATGCCGCAACTGCTCAAATGCGTAATGACTATGTTGGCATTGATCTTAAGAAGATATTGAAATCGCCAGGTTCAAATAATGACTTGTTATTAGAAGATGGCGATATTATCCGCGTACCTAAGCAACAACAGATTGTACGTGTAAATGGTGAGGTTTTATATCCAAGCGCTGTGGTGTTTGAAAAAAGTAAATCGTTTTCATCTTATGTGTCAAATGCTGGTGGCTACTCGCCCAAAGCGTTAAGGCGGGGCGCTTACGTGGTTTATCCTAATGGTACCGTAAAGGCAACTCATAAGTTTTTGTTTTTTAATAGCCATCCCGGTGTTCGGCCAGGAAGTGAAATATTTGTGCCGGTTAAACCAGAAAGAAAAGGTTTAGGCACTACTGAGATTGTTGGTTTAACCACTGGATTGGCATCATTAGGCGCTATTATACTTGGAATACTAAGTCTGCACAAATAA
- the kdsA gene encoding 3-deoxy-8-phosphooctulonate synthase, whose protein sequence is MLFDQMRQKPFFILGPCVMENQDLLYTVAEKVAQAGQKFNVPVVFKSSFDKANRTSIHSYRGPGLEKGLEMLQNVKEKFGLPVTTDIHESYQAAPVGEVADILQIPAFLCRQTDLLVAAAQTGKIVNVKKAQFLSGQDMFYPAQKVIEAGNNQVILTERGNMYGYNNLAVDFRNIYDMKALGYPVCMDCTHSVQRPGGAGGKTGGDRTFVPMMALAAKAFGANGYFMEVHPDPDNALSDGPNQLKLQDLETVMQSLIG, encoded by the coding sequence ATGTTATTTGACCAAATGCGGCAAAAGCCGTTCTTTATACTGGGGCCTTGTGTAATGGAAAACCAGGACCTTCTTTATACTGTAGCCGAAAAAGTGGCTCAGGCCGGGCAAAAATTTAATGTGCCGGTGGTGTTTAAATCATCATTTGATAAAGCTAACCGTACATCAATCCATTCTTATCGTGGTCCGGGTCTGGAAAAAGGACTTGAGATGTTGCAGAACGTAAAAGAGAAATTCGGGTTGCCTGTAACTACCGATATTCATGAGAGCTACCAGGCCGCACCGGTAGGAGAGGTGGCTGATATACTGCAGATACCTGCTTTTTTATGCCGCCAAACAGATTTACTAGTAGCAGCTGCGCAAACCGGTAAAATTGTGAACGTAAAAAAAGCACAGTTTCTTTCCGGGCAGGATATGTTCTATCCGGCGCAAAAAGTGATAGAGGCCGGCAATAACCAGGTGATCTTGACCGAGCGTGGAAATATGTATGGCTATAATAACCTGGCCGTAGATTTTAGAAATATTTATGATATGAAAGCCTTGGGTTATCCGGTTTGTATGGATTGCACCCATTCGGTACAGCGTCCGGGTGGAGCCGGCGGCAAAACCGGCGGCGACCGCACCTTTGTACCTATGATGGCCCTGGCCGCCAAGGCTTTCGGCGCAAACGGTTATTTTATGGAAGTGCATCCCGATCCTGATAATGCTTTAAGCGATGGGCCAAATCAACTCAAATTACAGGATCTGGAAACCGTTATGCAATCACTTATCGGATAA